The following proteins are co-located in the Colletotrichum lupini chromosome 4, complete sequence genome:
- a CDS encoding homeobox domain-containing protein, whose translation MLVTRQFDTTEQSHWSYSKFETPLHKAPTTPPRMSNQFEAPLPTPPEWQGQQYSYLPGPENNVFSQAYGAGNETSDASQPRTATGAPAQVEIQTKQEPGLENRGTADPLGLRQVKQPTPEDEPEDRQQQQQQQEQRQASQSLEKTAEPASQEPTASTDMQGQTMISNPASSTELGADVSSSQMDHDEGSLSKDEDDDVLDDDDMLDDGDGTPQTAAERTAARRKMKRFRLTHQQTRFLMSEFAKQPHPDAAHRERLSREIPGLSPRQVQVWFQNRRAKIKRLTADDRDRMIKMRAVPDDFDNVQALHSPYGAVHGLNTPMSSPMNFGTQSYVDHMIRPLMVDVRRAEGGEEHMSSTGLSPGFGSIGFTPPGTMSSPDILSPMTPNSTGDHRYGYGSHLSPMGPGPRTSNPFARQGALENSMSMHRGQPSRPLQPLELRETMNRSRSDLNSPLRSSMSWKGDAIDYSTYHHGAGGSPQLSGRQQSVYQPEQMSGPSSSGLPYESSSYSSNNSPPGMNYSSFPGGPPNRLRARASSGTLGLDLRNQYRSVGSVPPPGHSPAPGATSAQFAYTSSLPSAPLTAPVDFSLPRTPGARPGGVQDYSMPQMSAPIAAPNDFSQAFHASMSTSSSRTPMRDTFGGGGPMPPQHTPHGAHSGEYAQQQQQHHQEQQRGGDEYGHEFGALKRKRSFSSGAPAGPGPAPGPQAYGSTA comes from the exons ATGCTTGTTACCAGGCAGTTTGACACCACCGAGCAGAGCCACTGGTCCTACAGCAAATTTGAGACTCCCCTCCACAAGGCCCCTACCACTCCTCCACGCATGTCGAACCAGTTCGAAGCTCCGTTGCCCACGCCTCCCGAGTGGCAAGGGCAGCAGTACTCTTACCTCCCAGGGCCGGAAAATAACGTCTTCTCCCAGGCGTACGGAGCTGGCAATGAGACCTCGGATGCGTCGCAACCTCGCACTGCAACCGGCGCCCCTGCACAAGTAGAGATCCAGACGAAGCAAGAACCCGGTCTGGAAAACCGTGGCACAGCAGACCCTCTTGGACTTCGTCAAGTGAAGCAGCCCACTCCGGAAGACGAGCCCGAGGAcagacagcagcagcaacaacagcagGAACAGCGACAGGCATCGCAGTCCTTGGAGAAGACCGCAGAGCCGGCATCTCAGGAACCCACGGCATCAACAGATATGCAGGGCCAGACAATGATCTCGAACCCGGCTTCATCAACAGAGCTCGGGGCCGATGTGTCTTCGTCCCAGATGGACCATGACGAGGGTAGCTTGAGcaaggacgaggacgacgacgTGCTTGACGATGATGATATGCTCGACGACGGCGATGGAACCCCACAGACGGCCGCAGAGCGGACAGCAGCCCGGAGGAAGATGAAGCGTTTCCG TCTCACACACCAACAGACGAGATTCCTCATGAGTGAATTCGCCAAGCAGCCTCACCCTGATGCCGCCCACAGAGAACGCCTGTCAAGGGAGATCCCCGGCCTGAGCCCTCGCCAAGTACAAGTCTGGTTCCAGAACCG CCGTGCGAAGATTAAGCGTCTCACAGCCGATGACCGTGACCGCATGATCAAGATGCGTGCGGTTCCCGACGACTTTGACAACGTGCAGGCTCTTCACTCCCCCTACGGCGCGGTCCACGGTCTCAACACTCCCATGTCATCCCCCATGAACTTTGGTACACAGTCATACGTCGACCACATGATTCGTCCTTTGATGGTCGACGTCCGCAGGGCAGAGGGTGGCGAGGAGCACATGTCGTCTACGGGACTCAGCCCTGGATTTGGAAGCATCGGATTCACTCCCCCGGGAACCATGAGCAGCCCGGATATCCTGTCTCCCATGACACCCAATTCGACTGGCGACCACCGCTACGGATACGGCAGCCACCTGTCGCCCATGGGCCCCGGCCCCCGAACCTCAAACCCCTTTGCGCGACAGGGCGCCCTCGAGAACTCCATGTCCATGCACCGCGGCCAGCCGAGCCGACCTCTCCAGCCTCTCGAGCTCCGCGAGACCATGAACCGGTCAAGGTCGGACCTCAACTCTCCTCTCCGCTCCAGCATGTCCTGGAAGGGCGACGCGATCGACTACAGCACATACCACCACGGAGCCGGCGGAAGCCCTCAGCTGAGTGGAAGACAGCAGTCGGTCTACCAGCCAGAGCAGATGAGCGGCCCCTCAAGCAGCGGCCTCCCTTACGAGTCAAGCTCTTACTCCA GCAACAACTCACCTCCCGGCATGAACTACTCGAGCTTCCCCGGCGGCCCGCCAAACCGCCTGCGCGCCCGCGCCTCATCAGGCACCCTCGGCCTCGACCTCCGCAACCAGTACCGCTCTGTCGGATCCGTCCCGCCCCCAGGCCACTCCCCGGCCCCTGGCGCGACCTCGGCCCAGTTCGCCTACACCTCCAGTCTGCCCTCAGCCCCCCTCACCGCGCCCGTCGACTTCTCCCTGCCCCGCACGCCCGGCGCCCGACCCGGCGGTGTCCAGGACTACTCGATGCCTCAGATGAGCGCGCCCATCGCCGCGCCCAACGACTTCTCGCAGGCCTTCCACGCCAGCATGAGCACCTCCAGCTCCAGGACGCCCATGCGCGACACatttggcggcggcggcccgATGCCGCCTCAGCACACCCCTCACGGCGCGCACAGCGGCGAGTAcgctcagcagcagcagcaacatcaCCAGGAACAACAGCGCGGAGGAGACGAGTACGGACACGAGTTCGGCGCGctgaagaggaagagaagcTTCTCGAGCGGAGCACCGGCCGGACCTGGACCCGCACCCGGACCTCAGGCATACGGAAGCACAGCATAA
- a CDS encoding ATP-dependent metallopeptidase HflB — MARFLRQSAQLARAVRIAQQPVTRMRFQPSRIARLGPQAPLACYRSRFYSTNGPEPPRNEKETNEKQPEKKEEAPEKKLSKEEQIRKEWPLPEGWVYLNEEEIENLLKMGQNDRLPRFQKDFFIKSVEEMKLLGAPQELRDLLLTLRERKLKMTVTDIAKILRVSTQVAKRFSEYEQTVLMREEQNPTKEKEDGAKESQQGEQGKQQKEGRNSNSEGNEGAPGGGLGGKRWIFGMLSTGDLIVAAIVWIVVLPFFESMIFGQEKEITWQELRKNFLDKGLVNKLVVIKNPGRVRVELNRDGVQSVYGGNEGVNPNMQYYFSIGSVEMFEKQLGDAQNELGIPTSERIPVSYASEGGIMPLVYAFGPTLLLVGLLYYTTKSMGGRGGNQMFGFGKSKAKKFNHETAIKVKFSDVAGMDEAKTEIMEFVSFLKTPERFERLGAKIPRGAILAGPPGTGKTLLAKATAGESGVPFFSVSGSEFVEMFVGVGPSRVRDLFANARKSAPCIIFIDEIDAIGRSRQEGNRMGGNDEREATLNQILTEMDGFNTQEQVVVLAGTNRADILDKALMRPGRFDRHIFIDRPTMKGRQEIFKVHLAKIVTKEDMDHLMGRLATLTPGFSGADIANAVNEAALVAARANAESVEMIHFEQAIERVIGGLERKSLVLNPEEKKTVAYHEAGHAICGWYFKNADPLLKVSIIPRGQGALGYAQYLPQGDAYLMTVQQLMDRMAMTLGGRISEELHFPTVTTGASDDFRKVTHMARKMVTQWGMSEKVGPLHFDDDPNTLQKPFAEATAQAIDAEVHRIVEEAYKQCRDLLTEKKKEVGIVAEELLKKEMLTRDDLVRLLGPRPFGDNQEFEKYFGGQGQKSAPPPFPTEEVDSPPEQPPVGPSPTFKSLEDAPRR, encoded by the exons ATGGCGAGGTTCCTCCGCCAGTCCGCGCAGCTCGCGCGAGCTGTAAGGATCGCTCAGCAGCCGGTAACACGTATGCGCTTCCAGCCCTCCAGAATAGCACGACTCGGACCGCAAGCTCCGCTAGCTTGCTATCGATCGCGGTTTTATTCGACAAACGGCCCCGAGCCCCCGAGGaacgaaaaggagacgaATGAGAAGCAACCTGAAAAGAAGGAAGAGGCACCTGAGAAGAAGCTGTCCAAAGAGGAGCAAATAAGGAAAGAATGGCCGTTGCCCGAAGGATGGGTCTACCTCAACGAGGAGGAGATTGAGAATTTGCTCAAGATGGGACAGAACGACAGACTGCCTCGGTTCCAGAAGGACTTCTTCATCAAGAGTGTGGAGGAGATGAAGCTGTTGGGAGCTCCTCAGGAGCTGAGGGATCTCCTGTTGACACTGAGGGAGCGGAAGCTGAAGATGACGGTCACCGACATCGCCAAGATTCTCCGCGTCTCGACGCAGGTCGCAAAGAGGTTCTCCGAATACGAGCAGACTGTGCTTATGCGCGAGGAGCAGAATCCGacaaaggagaaggaggacgGCGCAAAGGAATCCCAGCAGGGCGAGCAGGGCAAGCAACAGAAGGAAGGGCGCAACTCCAACTCGGAGGGCAACGAGGGCGCACCAGGCGGCGGATTGGGCGGCAAGAGATGGATCTTTGGCATGCTTAGCACCGGCGACCTGATTGTTGCTGCCATCGTCTGGATCGTCGTTCTGCCCTTCTTTGAGTCCATGATCTTCGGCCAGGAGAAGGAGATCACATGGCAGGAGCTGCGAAAGAACTTCCTGGACAAGGGTCTGGTCAACAAGCTGGTGGTCATCAAGAACCCTGGCCGCGTGCGTGTTGAGCTGAACAGGGATGGAGTGCAGTCGGTGTACGGCGGAAACGAGGGTGTCAACCCCAACATGCAGTACTACTTTTCCATTGGCTCAGTAGAGATGTTCGAGAAGCAGCTCGGGGACGCCCAGAACGAACTCGGCATCCCTACCTCGGAGCGCATTCCCGTCAGCTACGCCAGCGAGGGTGGCATCATGCCCTTGGTCTACGCCTTCGGTCCCACACTCCTTCTGGTTGGTCTGCTCTACTACACTACAAAGTCGATGGGTGGACGTGGCGGCAACCAGATGTTTGGATTTGGCAAGAGCAAGGCCAAGAAGTTTAACCACGAAACAGCAATCAAGGTCAAGTTTAGCGATGTTGCCGGTATGGACGAGGCCAAGACGGAGATTATGGAGTTTGTCAGCTTCCTGAAGACCCCCGAGCGCTTCGAGAGGTTAGGCGCAAAGATCCCTCGCGGCGCCATTCTTGCCGGACCCCCAGGAACCGGTAAGACGTTGCTTGCCAAGGCCACAGCCGGCGAGTCTGGTGTTCCCTTCTTCAGCGTCAGCGGTTCCGAGTTTGTCGAGATGTTTGTCGGTGTCGGTCCTTCAAGAGTGCGAGACCTGTTTGCAAATGCCCGTAAGAGTGCCCCCTGCATCATCTTCATCGATGAGATCGACGCCATTGGTCGATCAAGACAGGAGGGTAACCGTATGGGCGGCAACGACGAGCGCGAAGCGACTCTGAACCAGATCTTGACCGAGATGGACGGTTTCAACACCCAGGAGCAGGTTGTTGTCCTCGCTGGCACCAACAGAGCCGACATTCTTGACAAGGCGCTGATGCGTCCCGGTCGTTTCGACAGGCACATCTTTATCGATCGCCCGACCATGAAGGGTCGTCAGGAGATCTTCAAGGTGCACCTGGCCAAAATCGTTACCAAGGAAGATATGGACCACCTCATGGGCCGTTTGGCAACTCTGACTCCGGGTTTCTCCGGTGCTGACATTGCCAACGCCGTCAACGAGGCTGCCCTGGTTG CTGCGCGTGCCAATGCCGAGTCAGTGGAGATGATTCACTTTGAGCAAGCCATTGAGCGTGTCATCGGAGGTCTCGAGCGCAAGTCTCTTGTGCTCAACcccgaggagaagaagacggtGGCCTACCACGAGGCCGGCCACGCCATCTGCGGCTGGTACTTCAAGAACGCCGACCCCCTCCTCAAGGTTTCCATTATCCCCCGTGGCCAAGGCGCATTGGGTTACGCCCAGTACCTTCCTCAGGGCGATGCCTATCTCATGACTGTCCAGCAGCTGATGGACCGCATGGCCATGACGCTCGGCGGACGCATCTCGGAGGAGCTTCACTTCCCCACCGTCACAACGGGGGCCAGCGACGACTTCCGCAAGGTCACGCACATGGCGCGCAAGATGGTGACGCAGTGGGGCATGTCGGAGAAGGTCGGCCCGCTGCACTTTGACGACGACCCGAACACGCTGCAGAAGCCGTTTGCGGAGGCGACGGCGCAGGCCATTGACGCCGAGGTGCACCGCATCGTGGAGGAGGCCTACAAGCAGTGCCGCGACCTGCTgacagagaagaagaaggaggtcGGCATCGTGGCCGAGGAGCTCCTCAAGAAGGAGATGCTGACGCGCGACGACCTGGTGCGCCTACTCGGCCCCCGGCCGTTTGGCGACAACCAGGAATTTGAAAAGTACTTTGGCGGGCAGGGGCAGAAGagcgcgccgccgccgttccCTACGGAAGAGGTCGATAGCCCGCCTGAGCAGCCGCCCGTCGGCCCGTCGCCGACTTTCAAGAGCCTTGAGGACGCGCCGAGGAGATGA
- a CDS encoding fungal specific transcription factor, whose product MVPYSWGIWESTAGSETRPVVPPPPPPSLPPGQLRPADQCHCKHIDGRSTNNPTVHQPDETSYATPITLSQPLHALLQLELHLDETLHRCGFQARPKTKSFGVYRLGSHLTLPACKYHTLPIPLRTPPLYNHSDQLVDDNPRASRAHRHPLTFTANHAPGPCVPTTTPRVPGFGEHRLNSSNMDHMGFQMPHMGGPPQMMNQPPQIFGAYTPDGLPVTHMPPDLAAHMFGDPSTLLDDANEAKRRRIARNAYTNHLRPQACDMCRKKKIKCDGKMPACSHCINYKTDCVFTQVEKKRNPPKGAKYIEGLENRLGRMENLLRLSGLLGEDDDGDTDLGTLEKRLAEKQQQSRQASQAASNPTSPSQATSGQNEAMSTPHSAITSPEPTKESHRDPKDADKRRASVSEEKGNEEEVEALSELMCSLVTNQSGETRYIGSSSGFSIFSPKGIQWVNEKTGDNSFQQMISEVSIDDHKWTAWKPEVFSDLFRRPVFRPLPPKTEALSLLKDFFENFNCMFPLFHQPTFMHLVERQYSDDPYEGTGWWASLNCALAFAHRLRVMSNLVPQEEDDKAWGYMKNALGTFAELSMRNTDLLSVQALLGMALFMQGTPNPQPTFLLVATSIRLAHSIGLHKRGTGFNLNPIEIEQRKRVFWIAYMLDKDLCLRAGRPPAQDDDDMNVELPDADPEDNIGNIPLADGKGKMNLFRVMCEFATIESKVYSRLYSTKATKQSSGELLNTIGELDQELEEWKDRIPIDFRPEHEIKASHTPLILHVAMLHLTYYNCLTTIHRMSVHHGYWTSRLSNYAIQGLNAKPLNPRVFSSAALCTAAARASISLLKYMPQGDSPSVWLILYFPVSALMTLFGNILQNPMDPRAKSDTKLMNLVVNFLSMLGQEAETGGVHRMLGVCSEFERIAKLVIEKGEKEQSSRRKRKSDAAVKTSSSPAASTHTPRPVSVTTPTPQTVNGAATSSTTNGQLSPDFNGEANRRRHGFSPMTTTSMREPSPALPSAGWPQDFSIPEQPNFNNFGEMTGFAGPNSARSPPVNMGGPFQQPLLPQDLFALPMTLDWDWAEMSGGAYPTVENGNVVVTGQNILGCIMCIYETTSRTI is encoded by the exons ATGGTACCTTACAGCTGGGGGATCTGGGAGAGCACCGCGGGCAGCGAAACGAGACCAGTGgtgccccctccccctcccccctcctTACCCCCTGGTCAGCTACGCCCCGCTGACCAATGCCACTGCAAGCACATTGACGGACGA TCGACCAACAATCCCACGGTCCACCAACCCGACGAGACTTCTTACGCCACCCCGATTACCTTAAGTCAACCGCTTCACGCTCTGCTTCAGCTCGAGCTTCACCTTGACGAGACACTCCACCGCTGCGGATTCCAGGCCAGACCTAAAACGAAGAGCTTCGGGGTCTATCGCCTTGGGAG CCATCTGACGCTACCTGCTTGCAAATACC ACACCCTCCCAATCCCATTGCGCACACCGCCGCTTTACAACCACTCCGATCAGCTCGTCGACGATAACCCGCGCGCTTCTCGCGCTCATCGGCATCCTCTCACCTTCACAGCAAACCACGCCCCCGGACCTTGCGTCCCGACGACAACCCCGCGAGTGCCCGGCTTCGGTGAACACCGACTCAATTCGTCCAACATGGACCACATGGGCTTCCAGATGCCTCATATGGGGGGACCGCCCCAGATGATGAACCAGCCGCCCCAGATTTTTGGCGCTTACACGCCCGACGGCCTGCCCGTCACGCATATGCCCCCCGACCTTGCTGCTCACATGTTTGGCGACCCGTCTACCCTTCTCGACGATGCAAACGAGGCAAAGAGAAGAAGGATTGCGAGG AACGCTTACACCAATCATCTGCGCCCGCAGGCTTGTGACATGTGTAGGAAGAAGAAAATCAAGTGCGACGGCAAGATGCCTGCCTGCAGTCATTGCATAAACTACAAGACGGATTGCGTATTCACTCAGGTCGAAAAGAAGCGTAATCCGCCAAAAGG AGCGAAATACATTGAAGGGCTCGAGAACCGTCTAGGCCGCATGGAGAATCTATTGAGGCTGTCAG GTCTTCTCggcgaagacgacgacggtGACACGGATCTGGGCACACTCGAAAAGCGATTGGCAGAGAAACAACAGCAGTCGAGACAGGCATCCCAAGCTGCGTCTAACCCTACATCTCCGTCCCAAGCAACATCGGGGCAGAACGAGGCCATGTCAACGCCGCACAGCGCTATAACGTCACCTGAGCCTACCAAAGAATCGCACAGAGATCCCAAGGATGCCGACAAGCGCCGGGCCTCCGTATCCGAGGAGAAGGGTAACGAGGAGGAGGTCGAGGCGCTTTCAGAGCTCATGTGCTCTCTGGTCACCAACCAAAGTGGCGAGACGCGATACATCGGTTCCTCGTCAGGCTTCTCCATCTTTTCGCCCAAGGGTATTCAGTGGGTGAACGAGAAGACGGGCGACAACTCGTTCCAGCAAATGATTTCCGAAGTTTCAATCGACGACCACAAGTGGACCGCCTGGAAACCCGAGGTTTTCAGCGACTTGTTCCGCCGCCCAGTCTTCCGGCCACTGCCTCCCAAGACGGAGGCGTTGTCTCTGCTGAAAGACTTCTTTGAGAACTTCAATTGCATGTTCCCATTGTTTCATCAACCCACGTTCATGCATCTGGTCGAGCGACaatattccgacgatccgTACGAGGGCACCGGTTGGTGGGCGAGTTTGAACTGTGCTCTGGCTTTTGCCCATCGCCTGCGTGTCATGAGTAATCTTGTACCGCAGGAGGAGGACGATAAGGCTTGGGGTTACATGAAAAACGCGTTGGGGACTTTTGCCGAATTATCGATGCGCAACACAGATTTGCTGAGTGTGCAGGCCTTGCTCGGAATGGCCCTCTTTATGCAAGGAACTCCCAACCCTCAACCGACATTCCTTCTGGTCGCCACATCCATTCGTCTTGCACATAGCATTGGCCTTCACAAGAGAGGAACTGGCTTCAACCTCAACCCCATTGAGATTGAGCAGCGTAAGCGAGTGTTCTGGATCGCTTACATGCTGGACAAGGACCTTTGCCTCCGAGCGGGCCGCCCGCCAGCTCAGGACGATGACGATATGAACGTCGAGTTACCCGATGCTGATCCGGAAGACAACATTGGTAACATTCCTTTGGCTGATGGTAAGGGTAAGATGAACCTCTTCCGGGTCATGTGCGAGTTTGCGACAATTGAAAGCAAGGTCTACTCTCGACTGTACTCGACCAAGGCCACAAAGCAATCGAGCGGAGAGCTCCTCAACACCATCGGAGAGCTCGACCAGGAACTCGAGGAATGGAAGGACAGGATTCCGATCGATTTCAGACCAGAGCACGAGATCAAGGCGTCGCATACGCCTCTCATCTTGCACGTTGCCATGCTCCACTTGACTTACTACAACTGCTTGACGACGATCCACCGCATGTCAGTCCACCACGGCTACTGGACAAGTCGCCTGTCCAACTATGCCATTCAGGGCCTCAACGCCAAACCCCTCAATCCCCGCGTCTTCTCTTCTGCGGCGCTCTGTACCGCTGCCGCCCGAGCATCGATCTCGCTTCTCAAGTACATGCCACAGGGAGATTCTCCAAGTGTTTG GCTTATTCTGTACTTCCCAGTATCGGCCTTGATGACATTATTCGGAAATATTCTGCAGAACCCAATGGACCCAAGAGCCAAGTCGGATACCAAGTTGATGAATCTCGTGGTCAACTTCTTGTCCATGCTCGGTCAAGAAGCAGAGACCGGAGGTGTGCACCGTATGCTCGGAGTGTGCTCAGAGTTTGAGAGGATAGCCAAGCTTGTCATCGAAAAGGGGGAGAAGGAGCAGTCTTCGCGGAGGAAACGAAAGAGCGACGCCGCTGTCAAGACGTCGTCAAGTCCCGCCGCGTCAACACACACACCCAGGCCTGTCTCAGTCACCACTCCAACTCCCCAAACCGTGAACGGTGCAGCTACATCATCGACGACAAACGGCCAATTATCACCAGACTTTAATGGAGAAGCGAATCGGAGGAGGCACGGCTTCAGCCCCATGACGACAACATCGATGCGAGAACCATCGCCGGCACTCCCGTCTGCCGGATGGCCGCAGGACTTCAGCATACCAGAACAACCAAACTTCAACAACTTTGGCGAGATGACAGGATTTGCAGGGCCAAACAGCGCTCGATCGCCGCCAGTAAATATGGGCGGGCCGTTCCAGCAACCTCTCCTGCCGCAAGATCTGTTCGCCCTCCCCATGACTCTAGATTGGGACTGGGCAGAGATGAGCGGCGGTGCGTACCCGACTGTGGAAAACGGCAATGTGG TGGTCACTGGACAGAACATTTTAGGTTGCATAATGTGCATATATGAGACGACATCACGAACCATTTAA
- a CDS encoding Rox3 mediator complex subunit, whose product MSFHPRTPQSPSQFSPATSDLTSSMNSSAPSTATTLPTPAHSVNGSASQPSDMSQDIVMGDDSPHKRKRPLEDLGDRDQKKAHIEDSKTGIEALHLDVGEKYLLCQTPHHERLPRITEDLFEMFNLSGIAAEVAREKPNGEKNALRKTYKGQIKKLGILGRFDSVAQDWDAPRDKDGESGDKKREVYHGFRELLEIPDAEYWGTRNDPITSGLSATVKSMLNRATTMAKGPLPVKDWDSSVLGDLTPGSMEALRQGLGGKVTAPGTPSATTPNPFARKQQQGPQGAVRPQRTTKKRGYGDNSFEGYGEGFPDDGYSTGDGDDRGGQKRRKKDNGNGQTFPNTMRPQGYGSSAVGA is encoded by the exons ATGTCGTTCCATCCTCGAACCCCTCAAAGCCCTTCTCAGTTTTCTCCGGCAACTTCCGATCTCACATCGAGCATGAACAGCTCGGCCCCGTCAACAGCCACAACTCTGCCGACACCCGCCCACAGCGTCAACGGCAGCGCATCACAGCCCTCCGATATGTCGCAGGACATCGTCATGGGCGATGACTCGCCCCATAAACGCAAGCGCCCACTCGAGGATTTGGGTGATCGAGATCAGAAGAAAGCCCACATCGAGGATAGCAAAACTGGTATCGAGGCACTCCACCTGGATGTCGGAGAGAAATACCTACTTTGCCAAACTC CGCACCACGAGAGACTGCCGCGTATCACGGAGGACCTCTTCGAGATGTTCAATCTTTCGGGTATCGCCGCAGAAGTCGCTCGCGAAAAGCCCAACGGTGAGAAGAACGCTCTGCGGAAGACGTACAAGGGTCAAATCAAGAAACTCGGAATTCTCGGCCGCTTCGACTCCGTCGCCCAGGACTGGGATGCTCCGAGAGACAAGGACGGCGAGAGTGGCGACAAGAAGAGAGAGGTCTACCACGGCTTCCGGGAATTGCTGGAGATTCCCGATGCCGAGTATTGGGGCACGCGGAACGACCCTATCACCAGTGGTCTGTCTGCTACTGTCAAGTCGATGCTCAACCGAGCAACGACTATGGCTAAGGGCCCGCTTCCTGTTAAGGATTGGGACAGCTCAGTTCTCGGAGACCTGACCCCGGGCAGCATGGAAGCCTTGAGACAGGGTCTCGGTGGTAAGGTGACTGCCCCAGGTACGCCATCCGCAACCACACCCAACCCCTTTGCGCGAAAGCAGCAACAGGGGCCTCAGGGGGCTGTTCGTCCTCAACGGACAACCAAGAAGCGTGGCTACGGTGATAACAGCTTCGAGGGATATGGCGAAGGCTTCCCTGACGACGGCTACTCTACGGGAGATGGCGATGATAGGGGAGGTCAGAAGCGTCGTAAGAAG GATAACGGCAACGGCCAGACGTTCCCGAACACGATGCGTCCGCAAGGCTACGGATCCAGCGCCGTGGGTGCTTAG